One Euwallacea similis isolate ESF13 chromosome 16, ESF131.1, whole genome shotgun sequence DNA segment encodes these proteins:
- the LOC136413951 gene encoding pancreas transcription factor 1 subunit alpha-like, whose product MFNMDHLDLDVVNRQFFFDPSPYITSNGSNSSTGSSNGSDLFLYDENSSDSVLSNYSFNSDQENNGSDPKERTHRHRKRNKCPQQQIQQRQAANLRERKRMQSINDAFEGLRAHIPTLPYEKRLSKVDTLKLAIGYINFLSELVKTDRNSNTEYFNGHRRTSQKDEVKKIIVRGVGGLYTAHSLSWSRDKEPHPNGIMHAKVWIPEDPRTNKEGSSSSFMSD is encoded by the exons ATGTTTAACATGGACCATTTGGACTTGGACGTGGTTAATCGGCAGTTCTTCTTCGACCCTAGTCCGTACATCACGAGTAATGGTAGCAACAGTTCAACCGGGTCGTCGAACGGTAGTGACTTGTTTTTGTATGATGAGAACAGTAGTGATTCCGTCTTGTCGAATTATTCCTTTAATAGTGATCAGGAAAATAACGGCTCGGATCCCAAAGA ACGCACTCATCGACATAGAAAAAGGAACAAATGCCCCCAGCAGCAGATTCAACAGAGGCAGGCTGCTAATCTCCGAGAAAGGAAACGAATGCAATCAATTAATGATGCGTTTGAGGGCCTAAGGGCTCACATACCCACTTTACCTTATGAAAAGCGGTTGTCCAAGGTAGACACCTTGAAGTTGGCCATAGGATACATCAATTTCTTAAGTGAATTAGTGAAGACCGACCGCAACTCTAACACTGAGTATTTTAATGGTCATCGGAGAACGTCGCAGAAGGAtgaagtgaagaaaatcatTGTCAGAG gtGTTGGAGGTTTATACACTGCTCATTCGTTATCGTGGTCCAGGGATAAGGAACCTCATCCTAACGGTATAATGCATGCAAAAGTATGGATTCCAGAAGATCCGAGGACAAATAAGGAAGGGTCAAGCTCTTCTTTCATGTCGGActaa